Proteins encoded together in one Chitinophaga sp. LS1 window:
- a CDS encoding HAD family phosphatase has translation MKGIKNIIFDLGGVILNIDYQATNKAFTDLGVTDFHSLFSQFKGNKLFDDLETGKVSNEEFLTEMQKHTPAGTTEQQIIDAWNAMLLDFPLRRLQILQQLRQHYSLYLLSNTNAIHMAAFNKILEESRGIPSLAAFFDKAYYSHLIGYRKPDKESYQLVLDENGLKPEETLFIDDTLPNIEGATAVGVQTIHLLAPRTITDIFK, from the coding sequence ATGAAAGGCATTAAAAACATCATATTCGACCTCGGCGGCGTAATCTTAAATATTGATTATCAGGCGACAAACAAGGCCTTTACAGACCTGGGGGTAACAGATTTTCACAGCCTGTTCAGCCAGTTCAAAGGCAATAAATTGTTCGACGACCTGGAAACGGGTAAGGTAAGTAATGAAGAGTTTTTGACGGAAATGCAGAAACATACCCCGGCTGGCACAACCGAACAGCAGATTATTGATGCCTGGAATGCCATGCTGCTGGACTTTCCGTTGCGCAGACTACAGATATTGCAGCAATTGAGACAACATTACAGCCTGTATTTGTTGAGTAATACCAATGCCATTCACATGGCAGCATTCAATAAAATCCTGGAAGAGAGTAGGGGAATCCCATCTTTGGCTGCTTTTTTTGACAAAGCATATTATTCTCACCTGATTGGCTACCGCAAACCAGATAAGGAATCATACCAGCTGGTGTTAGATGAGAACGGGTTGAAACCTGAAGAGACCTTATTTATAGATGACACCCTTCCTAATATAGAAGGGGCTACAGCGGTTGGGGTGCAGACCATTCACTTGCTTGCACCCAGAACCATTACAGACATTTTCAAATAG
- a CDS encoding DUF4834 family protein has translation MGYICTMFKIIFLLFICYILYKFVFNLVLPMYQTARQVRRQMGDIQDRMRQQYEQEQQYHQQQQPNNFSGQQQAKPKIDKGDYLDFEEVK, from the coding sequence ATGGGCTACATTTGTACTATGTTCAAGATTATATTTCTATTATTTATCTGCTATATACTTTACAAGTTCGTATTCAATCTTGTATTACCAATGTACCAGACAGCCAGGCAGGTACGCCGCCAGATGGGAGACATCCAGGACCGTATGCGCCAGCAATATGAACAGGAACAACAGTATCATCAGCAGCAACAGCCGAATAACTTCAGCGGCCAGCAGCAGGCTAAACCTAAAATAGACAAGGGTGATTACCTCGATTTTGAGGAAGTCAAGTAA
- a CDS encoding TM2 domain-containing protein, with product MTDFSFAMLPGVDQEEILWLQELTKDYSEDNKRKFIALYQSRRKDPQTVLICCLLGLVCVSGIHRFILNQVGMGILYLFTGGLCLIGTIVDAVNHRKLAWEFNKGAAMEAASILKMY from the coding sequence ATGACCGATTTTTCCTTTGCCATGTTGCCTGGCGTTGACCAGGAAGAGATCCTGTGGTTACAGGAACTCACCAAAGATTATAGTGAGGACAATAAACGGAAGTTTATTGCCCTGTATCAATCCCGCCGCAAAGATCCGCAGACGGTGCTCATTTGCTGCCTGCTGGGTTTGGTATGCGTATCGGGTATACACCGCTTCATACTTAATCAGGTTGGCATGGGTATTTTGTACTTATTCACAGGCGGACTGTGCCTGATTGGGACAATTGTAGATGCTGTTAACCACCGCAAACTGGCCTGGGAATTTAATAAGGGGGCTGCTATGGAAGCCGCAAGCATATTAAAAATGTACTAA
- a CDS encoding DUF2752 domain-containing protein: MLIIHHVQRINKELIIWPVALILLYWMNPAADGNFSLCPFKWLGFTWCPGCGLGHGIHYLLHGDWKNAIHHHVLSPFAVAVLLHRTFQLGRSQLRLKNHHT, from the coding sequence ATGTTAATTATTCACCACGTACAACGAATTAACAAAGAATTGATCATATGGCCAGTAGCGTTAATCTTGCTATATTGGATGAATCCGGCAGCAGATGGCAACTTTAGCCTCTGCCCGTTTAAGTGGCTCGGATTTACCTGGTGCCCGGGGTGTGGGTTGGGACATGGCATTCATTATTTATTACATGGGGACTGGAAGAATGCGATCCACCATCACGTGTTAAGCCCTTTTGCTGTAGCCGTATTGTTGCATAGAACTTTTCAGCTTGGAAGATCACAGTTGAGACTTAAAAACCATCATACATGA
- the rimP gene encoding ribosome maturation factor RimP — protein MANEQVITSIREHLEEMLAEYPEYFVVDIRIKPTNNVKLFVDGDNGVPVDKLVSFNRNLYARLEAAALFPDNDFSLEVSSPGLDEPLKLHRQFVKNIGRKVAITLLDGSEKEGTLLAATDEALTIEETIGKKKEKKTTDINLNEIKHTKVCIVF, from the coding sequence ATGGCAAACGAACAAGTGATAACAAGCATCCGGGAGCATTTAGAAGAAATGCTTGCTGAATATCCGGAATATTTCGTGGTCGATATCAGGATTAAGCCCACTAATAATGTAAAGCTATTTGTGGATGGTGATAATGGTGTACCTGTGGATAAGCTGGTCTCATTCAACCGTAATTTATACGCAAGGCTGGAAGCCGCGGCGTTGTTTCCTGACAACGATTTCTCTCTGGAAGTCTCATCCCCTGGACTGGACGAACCACTGAAACTGCACCGTCAATTCGTAAAGAATATAGGTAGAAAGGTAGCAATAACCCTGCTGGATGGTTCCGAAAAGGAAGGCACCCTGCTGGCGGCTACTGATGAAGCCCTGACTATAGAGGAGACGATCGGTAAGAAAAAAGAGAAAAAAACTACTGACATAAACCTTAACGAAATCAAGCACACCAAAGTGTGCATCGTGTTTTAA